The Phacochoerus africanus isolate WHEZ1 chromosome 3, ROS_Pafr_v1, whole genome shotgun sequence genome window below encodes:
- the GFRA4 gene encoding GDNF family receptor alpha-4, with product MCVRHASNCSLPAAPPGSPSSAARNRCVDAAEACTADTRCRRLRTAYVAQCLGPASPGSCPRARCRRALRRFFARGPPPLTHALLFCPCGGPACAERRRQTFVPSCAFSGPGAAPPSCLASLEACERSRVCRPRLLAFQASCGPAPSASDLCQGHQAPSCLSAYAGLVGTAVTPNYVDNASARVAPWCDCGASGNRREECEAFRGLFTRNRCLDGAIQAFDGWPPILHDHLDPHQDSEHSLLQVWTILSASQADHAAGPGSLTAFLVLSWALFSGRPKKTKDNAVASEDCGELRRYKEPRKGACLNGAVLRTSSQSGKGACLNGTILRAAA from the exons ATGTGTGTAAGGCACGCCAGCAACTGCAGCCTGCCCGCCGCTCCACCAGGCTCGCCGAGCTCTGCCGCACGGAACCGATGCGTGGACGCGGCTGAGGCGTGCACTGCGGACACGCGGTGCCGTCGGCTGCGCACCGCGTATGTGGCGCAGTGCCTGGGTCCCGCCTCGCCGGGGAGCTGCCCACGCGCCCGCTGCCGCCGTGCCCTGCGCCGCTTCTTCGCCCGCGGGCCGCCTCCGCTCACTCACGCGCTGCTCTTCTGCCCGTGCGGTGGCCCCGCGTGCGCTGAGCGCCGGCGCCAGACCTTCGTGCCTTCCTGCGCCTTCTCGGGGCCTGGCGCGGCACCGCCCTCCTGCCTCGCGTCCCTAGAAGCCTGCGAGCGAAGCCGGGTCTGCAG GCCCCGCCTCTTGGCCTTCCAGGCCTCCTGTGGGCCCGCCCCCAGCGCCTCGGACCTCTGCCAGGGGCACCAGGCCCCCAGCTGCCTGAGCGCCTACGCCGGCCTCGTGG GCACCGCCGTCACCCCCAACTACGTGGACAATGCGAGCGCGCGTGTGGCACCTTGGTGCGACTGCGGAGCCAGTGGAAACCGGCGTGAGGAGTGCGAAGCCTTCCGGGGGCTTTTTACTAGGAACCGCTGCCTGG ATGGTGCCATTCAGGCCTTTGATGGTTGGCCCCCAATCCTACATGACCACCTGGACCCTCACCAGGACTCTGAGCACAGCCTCCTGCAG GTCTGGACAATTTTATCAGCCTCCCAAGCAGATCATGCT GCAGGTCCAGGGTCATTGACAGCATTCCTAGTTCTTTCCTGGGCACTGTTCTCAG ggcggccaaaaaagaccAAGGACAATGCTGTGGCCTCGGAGGACTGCGGGGAgctgagaagatacaaggagccaaggaagggagcttgcctgaatggtgcagTTCTGAGGACAAGCTCCcaatcaggaaaaggggcctgtctgaacggtACAATTCTGAGGGCAGCTgcctaa